In one window of Arachis ipaensis cultivar K30076 chromosome B06, Araip1.1, whole genome shotgun sequence DNA:
- the LOC107647620 gene encoding inositol transporter 1-like, producing the protein MVADMCISIKVGNSDYLEKHPEHRISFSQNFYIIGVTFAAGIGGLLFGYDTGVISGALLYIKDDFEVVKNSSFLQELIVAMALIGAIFGAAIGGYINDSLGRKAATIVADICFAVGSLLIAVAPNPTLIIVGRFFVGLGVGFASVTAPMYIAEVSPFEIRGGLVSVNCLMITTGQFLSFVINYGLTRVPGTWRWMLGIAGTPAVIQLVLMVFLPESPRWLYLKNRKEEATNVLSRTYPSPRLEDEIDILEAHMEQEQKDKVKVKYSDVFKLKEIRVAFICGAGLQAFQQLTGISVIMYYSPTIIQLAGFKSNESALFLSLIVSAINAGGTIIGIYLIDIVGRKKLTLSSLIGVVGSLILLSASCYVRGHGNPSLVYGWLAVVGLALYIIFFAPGMGPVPWAVNTEIYPEEFRGICGGMSATINWVGSVIMSISFLSFVDAIGLGESFMILLAVACVAIVFVIFYMPETKGLTFEEVSNIWKEKAYGKDKNIESMVEQAST; encoded by the exons ATGGTGGCTGATATGTGCATATCGATTAAAGTAGGAAACTCTGATTATTTGGAGAAACATCCAGAGCACAGAATATCATTTTCCCAAAATTTTTACATTATTGGAGTTACTTTTGCGGCTGGTATTGGTGGCCTTCTATTTGGTTATGATACTG GTGTGATATCTGGCGCTCTATTGTACATAAAAGATGATTTTGAAGTTGTAAAGAACAGTAGTTTTCTTCAG GAACTAATAGTTGCCATGGCCTTAATTGGTGCAATTTTCGGCGCCGCCATTGGTGGTTACATTAATGATTCTTTAGGGCGTAAGGCTGCCACTATTGTGGCAGATATTTGTTTCGCAGTAGGATCACTCTTGATCGCCGTCGCACCAAATCCCACTCTTATCATAGTTGGCCGGTTTTTTGTTGGCCTAGGTGTAGGTTTCGCCTCTGTTACTGCTCCTATGTATATTGCAGAAGTATCACCGTTTGAAATAAGAGGTGGATTAGTTAGTGTCAATTGTCTTATGATCACAACTGGCCAATTTCTTTCCTTTGTCATCAATTATGGTTTGACTAGA GTTCCTGGAACATGGCGTTGGATGCTTGGAATTGCAGGTACACCAGCTGTTATTCAGTTGGTTCTTATGGTCTTTCTTCCTGAGTCCCCCAGATGGCTATATTTGAAG AATAGGAAGGAGGAGGCCACCAATGTTCTTTCTAGGACATACCCATCTCCTCGGTTGGAGGACGAAATAGATATTCTTGAAGCTCACATGGAGCAAGAACAAAAGGataaggtcaaagttaaatacaGTGATGTATTTAAGTTGAAAGAAATCAGAGTTGCGTTCATATGTGGCGCTGGACTTCAAGCATTCCAACAACTTACCGGTATTAGTGTTATAATGTACTATAGCCCAACAATCATTCAATTGGCTGGCTTCAAATCAAACGAATCGGCTTTGTTCTTATCCCTCATTGTTTCTGCAATTAATGCCGGTGGCACAATTATTGGCATTTACCTTATTGACATTGTAGGGCGAAAGAAGCTTACACTTAGTAGCTTAATAGGTGTGGTTGGATCGTTAATCCTACTCTCTGCTTCATGTTATGTTAGAGGGCATGGCAACCCGAGTTTAGTTTATGGATGGCTTGCTGTTGTGGGTTTGGCTTTGTATATTATATTCTTTGCACCTGGAATGGGTCCTGTTCCTTGGGCTGTGAACACAGAGATATACCCTGAAGAGTTTAGAGGAATATGTGGTGGCATGTCTGCAACAATTAATTGGGTTGGTAGTGTCATCATGTCTATTAGCTTCCTTTCTTTTGTGGATGCTATTGGGCTCGGCGAGAGTTTTATGATTCTTTTGGCTGTTGCTTGTGTTGCAAtagtttttgtgattttctaTATGCCAGAGACAAAAGGATTGACTTTTGAAGAAGTTTCAAATATTTGGAAGGAGAAAGCCTATGGAAAAGATAAAAACATAGAGAGCATGGTTGAGCAAGCAAGTACATGA